The Halorhabdus sp. BNX81 genome includes a region encoding these proteins:
- a CDS encoding 50S ribosomal protein L37ae codes for MADDRTGSAGRFGARYGRVSRRRVAEIEANMNDDHECPDCGRDRVSRQGTGVWECGYCGYTFTGGSYSPTTPGGRAAKRSIRAALAEEGEETEA; via the coding sequence ATGGCTGACGATCGTACCGGCAGTGCCGGTCGGTTCGGCGCGCGATACGGGCGAGTCTCCCGCCGTCGCGTCGCCGAGATCGAGGCGAACATGAACGACGACCACGAGTGCCCCGACTGTGGCCGCGACCGCGTCTCCCGGCAGGGAACCGGCGTCTGGGAGTGTGGCTACTGTGGCTACACCTTCACGGGTGGCTCCTATAGCCCCACGACCCCCGGTGGACGTGCCGCAAAGCGCTCGATCCGCGCGGCGCTCGCAGAGGAAGGCGAGGAGACGGAGGCCTGA
- a CDS encoding prefoldin subunit beta codes for MQGNLPPEAQEKLEELQDLQETAQQVAQQKQQAQNQLTESENALEALEDIDPDATMYREVGELLVETEYDEAEDDLSETVDNLEVRVDSLEKQEERVEEQFEELQSDLQEMLGGGGGALGGGPDVGPGAGGA; via the coding sequence ATGCAGGGAAATCTGCCACCTGAAGCACAAGAGAAGCTCGAAGAACTGCAGGACCTCCAGGAGACGGCCCAGCAGGTCGCCCAGCAGAAACAGCAGGCCCAAAACCAGCTGACCGAATCCGAGAACGCCCTCGAGGCCCTCGAAGACATCGACCCCGACGCGACGATGTATCGCGAAGTCGGCGAACTCCTCGTCGAGACCGAGTACGACGAGGCCGAGGACGACCTCAGCGAGACGGTCGACAACCTCGAAGTACGCGTCGACTCCCTCGAAAAGCAGGAGGAGCGCGTCGAAGAACAGTTCGAGGAACTCCAGAGTGACCTCCAGGAGATGCTCGGCGGTGGCGGCGGTGCGCTCGGCGGCGGTCCGGACGTCGGTCCGGGCGCTGGCGGTGCATGA
- a CDS encoding DUF2103 domain-containing protein encodes MQCRQCAADLDRPGDYCLVCHTANADVVVLELDRERARVTTIDDEDILGRRVVTTTPEDGELSGVELRNFAGQVADEVHRKRPEEVYVTGDREVIDAVRSQLHYECYRVEGENPVDRVLERRGEPALEVVEASAAEKIGGTHSTLIGDRDGMRAIETVAGHPHVKKIIPGPIDASGSSARGGVRAKATRADEGGNVRLLIRDGSSVQENRVVTTANDRELGEHVRADLNDALADADLGE; translated from the coding sequence CACACGGCGAACGCCGACGTGGTCGTTCTGGAACTCGATCGCGAGCGCGCCCGGGTGACGACGATCGACGACGAGGACATCCTGGGGCGGCGCGTCGTGACGACGACGCCGGAGGACGGCGAGTTGAGCGGCGTCGAGTTGCGGAACTTCGCCGGCCAGGTCGCCGACGAGGTCCATCGCAAGCGCCCCGAGGAAGTCTACGTCACCGGCGATCGCGAGGTTATCGACGCCGTCCGATCCCAACTTCACTACGAGTGTTACCGCGTCGAGGGCGAGAATCCGGTCGATCGGGTCCTCGAGCGCCGTGGGGAGCCCGCCCTGGAGGTCGTCGAGGCAAGCGCGGCCGAGAAGATCGGCGGCACCCACTCGACGTTGATCGGTGATCGCGACGGGATGCGGGCGATCGAGACGGTCGCGGGCCACCCTCACGTCAAGAAGATCATCCCCGGCCCGATCGACGCGAGCGGGTCGAGCGCACGCGGCGGCGTCCGCGCGAAGGCGACCCGTGCCGACGAGGGTGGCAACGTCCGACTCCTGATCCGGGACGGCTCCAGCGTCCAGGAGAACCGGGTCGTTACGACGGCCAACGATCGCGAACTCGGCGAGCACGTCCGGGCGGACCTGAACGACGCGCTGGCGGACGCCGATCTTGGGGAGTGA
- a CDS encoding DNA-directed RNA polymerase subunit P, with product MAYKCSRCKRDVELDEYGGVRCPYCGHRVLLKERSRDVKEISVE from the coding sequence ATGGCGTATAAGTGCTCGCGCTGCAAACGCGACGTCGAACTCGACGAGTACGGCGGCGTCCGCTGTCCGTACTGTGGCCACCGGGTCCTGTTGAAGGAACGGTCCCGCGACGTCAAAGAGATCAGCGTCGAGTAA
- a CDS encoding KEOPS complex subunit Pcc1, with protein MDHQAVLEFVYDDPDSAALVEASVAQELDEIDGDRTHARLDRDDATLSMTIDAADPVALRAGMTTWTTLVEVAERVGGI; from the coding sequence ATGGACCACCAGGCGGTTCTGGAGTTCGTGTACGACGATCCCGACAGTGCCGCACTCGTTGAGGCCAGCGTCGCCCAGGAACTCGATGAGATCGACGGCGATCGCACGCACGCCCGACTCGATCGGGACGACGCGACGCTTTCGATGACGATCGACGCTGCGGATCCGGTTGCACTTCGGGCCGGCATGACGACCTGGACCACGCTCGTCGAGGTGGCTGAACGAGTCGGCGGGATCTGA